ACAATTGTATTCATGTAAAGGTGAGTTTTGCTCATTTAAGCATTatctaaaataatattcaattttttctttttttcattccatttgcattcattcattCTTGATAGACAAGAGATTTATCATGGCAACTTGAGAGCTGGGCAATTAATTTGATCAATTCATTTCGAATTATATGGCAACAAACTCAATCAACAATGAAAAGTGTCAGCTAGATACTTTTATTTCTACCATTTCcttctataaattataaaaacccaagaacataattaaaaagaaatttaaagaaGAATAAGACCAAGAAGAAATCATTCCCATTATACGTCAAGGAAAAGTTTCTAAATTCTGTGTCTAATCCTGCAAAGCCCATACTTCCACACCAGAAAAAGTTGCTAAGTTTATTTCCTATGTTACAATATAGTAGCAAACTCTAGATACCGTGCAAAATCTGAGCAATTAGTTAGCAAGTTCTAATTGAAGCCACACAAATACAATTTCTAGCCATACTCATCTCCGAAACACAAATCAAGAAGTGTTAACTTTTCTCTTCAGAATCATTCTCAAACTTCCCAGAAAAGTTAAGAGGACGACACTTTTCTCCCATCAAGATGTTCTTCCTCCAAAGGGCTTCTTCATCTTGGTCACTGTAATCTCCCTCCACTTCTCCCTCCCGCACTTTCCTCCAAGAAATCATCTTCACCATGGAGAGTGCCCTGTTATTAATATTGCTGTTCAGCTTCGAAATCAGTTTGTGCTCCTTCGAATTCGATGATCTTGTTGTTGCTTTCTCTGCTTCTTTGTGGAGGTTCTTCAGTTTGTCAGAACCACAGAGAAAAGTGATGATGGAAAATACACACAAGACTGAGAGTATAGCTAAGAAAAGTGTGGAGATGGGCATGGAGGAGAGTAGAAGATTACTGAGAAGAGGCCTCGCCATGTGTGAGAAATGAAATGAAGTTGGTCACTTAGAAGAGAAGGGTTGGATGGTGCTGCAATAAAAAGAGAGACAGTGCAAAACGTTGGTGTGTAGTGTGTACTATTTGGTTTAAGAGTATCTCACACGCTCTAAATGCCAACTCTTATTTGCCTATGATTAAGATTGACAGGTTCATGTGGTGGAATGGAAATCTTCCACTCCCTCCATTACCAAGCTATGAAATAAGTGTGTAACTCTACATTATTGCAATAACAGTTGCAACCTCAACTTCAAAGTATTTTGATTCACAATAATTGCATTGTAATAGTAATGATAATcgcattaattatattttttcataatataaaagttttataaCTCATTGCAATTTTAGTTTAAAACCATACTTGCACCATCCATcata
The genomic region above belongs to Glycine max cultivar Williams 82 chromosome 14, Glycine_max_v4.0, whole genome shotgun sequence and contains:
- the LOC100306285 gene encoding uncharacterized protein LOC100306285, whose amino-acid sequence is MARPLLSNLLLSSMPISTLFLAILSVLCVFSIITFLCGSDKLKNLHKEAEKATTRSSNSKEHKLISKLNSNINNRALSMVKMISWRKVREGEVEGDYSDQDEEALWRKNILMGEKCRPLNFSGKFENDSEEKS